A single genomic interval of Christensenellaceae bacterium 44-20 harbors:
- a CDS encoding phosphoribosyltransferase family protein: MKREYTLRVAGLTRQLKLYPISDALQIAAFILLGDAELTEACARELAAHMPEHDVLLTAEAKSIPLIHEIARQRGEAKHIVARKGTKVYMANPLAVEVRSITTERKQTLYLGEDDALAMRGKRVLIVDDVISTGESLLAMERLVEMAGGSVAGRMAVLAEGDAADREDIFYLERLPLFDAEGNPLA; the protein is encoded by the coding sequence ATGAAAAGGGAATATACACTGCGCGTTGCCGGGCTGACGCGCCAGCTCAAGCTCTATCCGATCAGCGATGCGCTTCAAATTGCGGCGTTTATCCTGCTGGGGGATGCGGAACTGACCGAAGCCTGCGCCAGGGAATTGGCGGCGCACATGCCGGAACACGATGTTTTGTTGACGGCAGAGGCCAAGAGCATTCCGCTGATCCACGAGATCGCAAGGCAGCGGGGCGAGGCCAAGCATATCGTCGCCCGCAAGGGCACCAAGGTCTATATGGCGAATCCTCTGGCTGTAGAGGTGCGATCGATCACCACGGAGCGCAAGCAGACGCTCTATCTGGGCGAGGACGATGCCCTTGCCATGCGCGGAAAGCGCGTGCTGATTGTGGACGACGTCATCAGCACAGGCGAATCGCTTTTGGCGATGGAAAGGCTGGTGGAGATGGCAGGCGGGAGCGTCGCCGGCAGAATGGCCGTGCTGGCCGAAGGCGATGCGGCGGATCGGGAAGATATTTTCTATCTGGAGCGTTTGCCGCTGTTCGATGCGGAGGGAAACCCGCTGGCATAA
- a CDS encoding alanine racemase codes for MQAEKRKQAASTAQEGIVLIEARQIADNLKILKERIRVPIMAVVKNNGYGLGLKEYALFLQRQGVSKFGVKDAREAMELRAAGISGEIYLLAPVLDIPELVRLIRADVVLSIDSAMAAGCAKRAGYLAGQMPAAQIVLDTGLGRYGFLPGQTEQAADAALYFRLKGIYTHFAEPYRDAAFTKKQYARFLEQVEQLRELGVQPPMLHCCATAGALRFPKMQMDLVRIGSGLLGRTPDAEKLGLCRVGKIGARIAEVKELPEGWNVGYGKHTRLKKPCKVGIVQAGAQAGFFVGRQETGIGTARYLARAARAFFGKKRHYVSIRGQKAPVLGMVGLNHLAVDLSGIPCRAGEFAYAACNPVFCPEQMPRLWREA; via the coding sequence ATGCAGGCGGAAAAGAGAAAGCAGGCCGCATCTACCGCGCAGGAAGGGATTGTTTTGATCGAAGCGCGGCAAATTGCGGATAATCTGAAAATATTAAAAGAGCGGATTCGGGTTCCGATCATGGCGGTGGTCAAAAACAACGGCTATGGGCTGGGGCTTAAGGAATATGCGCTGTTTTTACAGCGGCAGGGTGTGAGCAAATTCGGCGTCAAGGATGCCAGGGAAGCGATGGAACTGCGGGCGGCGGGCATCTCGGGCGAGATTTATCTGCTGGCGCCGGTTTTGGATATTCCCGAGCTGGTGCGCCTGATTCGGGCGGATGTGGTTTTGAGTATCGACAGCGCGATGGCGGCGGGATGCGCCAAGCGCGCCGGGTATTTGGCCGGGCAGATGCCGGCCGCCCAGATTGTGCTGGATACCGGGCTTGGCAGATATGGCTTTTTGCCTGGGCAGACCGAGCAGGCGGCGGATGCCGCGCTCTACTTCCGCCTGAAAGGCATCTACACTCATTTTGCAGAGCCCTACCGCGATGCGGCTTTCACCAAAAAACAATATGCCCGATTTTTGGAGCAGGTGGAACAGCTGCGGGAGCTGGGCGTACAGCCGCCGATGCTGCATTGCTGTGCCACGGCAGGTGCGCTCCGCTTTCCTAAGATGCAGATGGATCTGGTCCGCATCGGATCCGGCCTGCTGGGCAGAACGCCGGATGCGGAAAAACTGGGGCTTTGCAGAGTGGGCAAAATAGGGGCGCGGATTGCAGAGGTCAAGGAACTGCCGGAGGGCTGGAATGTGGGCTATGGCAAACACACCCGGCTGAAAAAACCGTGCAAGGTGGGAATTGTGCAGGCCGGTGCGCAGGCAGGCTTTTTTGTCGGCCGGCAGGAAACGGGCATTGGCACGGCGCGCTATCTCGCCCGGGCGGCCCGGGCATTTTTCGGGAAAAAGCGGCACTATGTCAGCATCCGCGGGCAAAAGGCGCCTGTGCTTGGGATGGTGGGGCTCAACCATCTTGCTGTCGATCTCTCGGGCATCCCCTGCCGCGCCGGAGAATTCGCCTATGCCGCCTGCAACCCTGTCTTTTGCCCGGAGCAGATGCCGCGCCTTTGGAGAGAAGCATGA
- the gap gene encoding type I glyceraldehyde-3-phosphate dehydrogenase: MAIKVGINGFGRIGRLVFRATVENPNVEVVAINDPFIDPEYMVYMLTYDTVHGRFKGEASAKDGAIVVNGKEIKVFAEMNPADIKWADCGAEYIVESTGAFTTTEKASAHFAGGAKKVVISAPSSDAPMFVMGVNNDKYTSDMKVVSNASCTTNCLAPLAKIINDKFGIVEGLMTTVHATTATQKTVDGPSKKDWRGGRGAAFNIIPSSTGAAKAVGKVIPELNGKLTGMAFRVPTADVSVVDLTCRLAKPATYEEIKAAVKAASENELKGIMGYTEDKVVSSDFISDARTSIFDADAGIALNDNFVKLVSWYDNEWGYSNKVVNLIEHMAKVDAQ; encoded by the coding sequence ATGGCAATTAAAGTTGGTATCAACGGTTTTGGTCGTATCGGCCGCCTTGTGTTCCGTGCGACGGTTGAGAACCCCAATGTTGAAGTTGTCGCTATCAACGACCCCTTCATCGATCCCGAGTATATGGTTTATATGCTCACTTATGATACGGTTCATGGCCGTTTCAAGGGCGAGGCTTCTGCGAAAGACGGCGCGATTGTCGTCAACGGCAAGGAGATCAAAGTTTTCGCAGAGATGAATCCTGCGGATATCAAATGGGCTGACTGCGGCGCTGAGTATATCGTCGAGTCCACGGGCGCATTCACCACGACGGAGAAAGCTTCTGCGCACTTCGCCGGCGGCGCAAAGAAGGTTGTCATTTCCGCTCCTTCCTCCGATGCCCCGATGTTCGTTATGGGCGTTAACAACGATAAGTATACTTCTGATATGAAGGTTGTCTCCAACGCTTCCTGCACCACGAACTGCCTGGCTCCTCTGGCAAAAATCATCAACGACAAGTTCGGCATCGTTGAGGGCCTGATGACCACGGTTCATGCAACCACCGCAACCCAGAAGACGGTTGACGGCCCCTCCAAGAAGGACTGGAGAGGCGGCAGAGGCGCTGCTTTCAACATCATTCCTTCCTCCACGGGCGCTGCAAAAGCTGTTGGCAAGGTCATTCCTGAGCTGAACGGCAAACTGACGGGCATGGCATTCCGCGTTCCGACGGCAGACGTTTCTGTTGTCGACCTGACCTGCCGCCTGGCAAAACCCGCGACCTATGAGGAGATCAAGGCTGCAGTTAAGGCTGCTTCCGAGAACGAGCTCAAGGGCATCATGGGCTACACCGAGGATAAGGTCGTCTCTTCCGACTTCATCTCCGACGCCAGAACCTCCATCTTCGATGCAGACGCTGGTATCGCCCTGAACGACAATTTCGTCAAGCTGGTTTCCTGGTATGACAACGAGTGGGGCTACTCCAACAAAGTTGTCAACCTCATCGAGCACATGGCGAAAGTCGACGCTCAGTAA
- a CDS encoding SGNH/GDSL hydrolase family protein, which yields MKKRILCFGDSNTWGYDGQTGLRFDEDTRWTSLLQGLLGPEYAVLEEGQNGRTTVFADPVEGSKSGMAYLEPCLETANPLQAVVIMLGTNDAKDRFGCNAYQISQSVKRLGEIVLRRDYAPYKAPELLIVSPIEINGGILAENDDQNFSQVSAERSVDFSGHFVERARELGCHFLDAAAYAQPGLADGVHLDAENHAKLAEALYQKLMDILE from the coding sequence ATGAAAAAGAGGATTTTATGCTTCGGGGATTCCAACACCTGGGGGTACGACGGCCAGACGGGCCTGCGCTTTGATGAGGATACGCGGTGGACGTCGCTGCTCCAAGGCCTGCTGGGGCCGGAATATGCGGTGCTCGAAGAGGGGCAGAACGGCCGGACGACGGTCTTTGCCGATCCCGTCGAGGGGAGCAAAAGCGGCATGGCCTATCTGGAGCCCTGCCTGGAGACGGCGAATCCCTTGCAGGCGGTGGTGATCATGCTGGGGACCAACGACGCAAAAGACCGATTTGGCTGCAATGCCTACCAGATTTCCCAAAGCGTCAAGCGGTTGGGGGAGATTGTGCTGCGCAGGGATTACGCGCCTTATAAAGCGCCGGAGCTGCTCATCGTCTCGCCCATCGAGATCAACGGCGGGATTTTAGCAGAAAACGACGATCAGAATTTCAGCCAGGTATCGGCGGAGCGATCTGTGGATTTCTCCGGCCACTTTGTAGAGCGTGCCCGGGAGCTTGGGTGCCACTTTCTGGATGCGGCGGCATATGCGCAGCCAGGGCTGGCAGACGGCGTGCACCTGGATGCAGAAAACCACGCCAAACTGGCGGAAGCGCTCTATCAAAAACTGATGGATATTTTGGAATAA
- a CDS encoding methylated-DNA--[protein]-cysteine S-methyltransferase, with protein sequence MISYCRFSAPLGRITIVQEGDAITHLHIGEPPVLPAGAEQRDTPLLQEACRQLSEYFAKTRQTFSLPLNPAGTEFQKKAWGALCTIPYGQTRTYKDMAEAIGCPKGFRAVGLANNKNPIAILIPCHRVIGANGKLVGYAGGLHLKKFLLELEGIPVAEKA encoded by the coding sequence ATGATATCTTACTGCCGCTTTTCTGCTCCCCTTGGCCGCATTACCATCGTGCAAGAAGGCGACGCCATCACGCATCTGCATATCGGTGAACCGCCCGTTTTGCCCGCAGGCGCAGAGCAGAGGGACACCCCGCTTTTGCAGGAGGCCTGCCGCCAGCTATCCGAATATTTCGCCAAAACGCGGCAAACGTTCAGCCTTCCGCTGAATCCCGCCGGAACCGAGTTTCAGAAAAAGGCCTGGGGCGCGCTTTGCACCATTCCATACGGCCAGACGCGCACCTATAAGGATATGGCCGAGGCCATCGGCTGCCCCAAAGGGTTCCGGGCAGTCGGCCTGGCCAACAACAAAAACCCCATCGCCATCCTGATCCCCTGCCACCGCGTCATTGGCGCCAACGGCAAGCTGGTCGGCTATGCGGGCGGCCTGCATTTGAAGAAATTTTTGCTGGAGCTGGAGGGCATTCCCGTAGCCGAAAAAGCCTAG
- a CDS encoding glycosyltransferase family 2 protein yields the protein MKKISIIIPCFNEQEVIEQTYARLRDLALPEFEKEIIFIDDGSRDRTPEILKNLAAQDGQVRVLLFAKNFGHQPAVSAGIAHCTGDAAVVIDADLQDPPELIPEMIEKWQAGNEIVYGKRAKRKGETAFKKLTAWGYYRILNMLGGSYIPKDTGDFRLIDRKVCDYLNSLSEHNRFLRGLTAWAGFRSCPVEYVRDERAAGETKYTLKKMFRLAGDGITAFSDKPLKLPLYFGITLMCLSLLYLALGIVLAALSIWPVWHVLFAVSFALISLLSIFLGIMGMYLGRMYDEAKNRPLYMIREKVNF from the coding sequence ATGAAAAAAATATCCATTATCATTCCCTGTTTCAATGAGCAGGAAGTGATTGAACAGACGTATGCGCGGCTGCGCGATTTGGCTTTGCCGGAATTTGAAAAGGAAATCATTTTTATCGACGATGGCAGCCGGGATCGCACGCCGGAAATCCTGAAAAATCTGGCGGCGCAGGATGGCCAGGTGCGCGTGCTGCTGTTTGCCAAAAACTTCGGGCATCAGCCGGCTGTCTCCGCGGGCATCGCGCATTGCACGGGGGATGCGGCTGTCGTCATTGATGCGGATTTGCAGGACCCGCCCGAGCTCATCCCGGAGATGATCGAAAAATGGCAGGCCGGCAATGAGATCGTCTATGGTAAGCGGGCCAAGCGCAAGGGCGAGACGGCCTTTAAAAAGCTGACGGCTTGGGGTTACTACCGCATTTTAAACATGCTGGGCGGCAGCTATATCCCCAAGGACACCGGAGATTTCCGGCTCATCGATAGAAAAGTCTGCGACTATCTGAACTCGCTTTCCGAGCACAATCGGTTTTTGCGCGGGCTGACGGCCTGGGCGGGGTTCCGTTCCTGCCCGGTAGAATATGTGCGCGATGAGCGGGCGGCGGGGGAGACCAAGTATACCCTCAAAAAGATGTTCCGCCTGGCGGGCGATGGCATTACTGCCTTTTCGGACAAGCCCCTCAAGCTGCCGCTGTATTTCGGCATCACACTGATGTGCCTCTCGCTGCTCTATCTGGCGCTGGGCATTGTGCTGGCGGCGCTCTCCATTTGGCCGGTCTGGCATGTGCTGTTTGCGGTGAGCTTTGCGCTCATCTCCCTGCTCAGCATATTCCTTGGGATTATGGGCATGTATCTTGGCAGGATGTATGACGAGGCCAAGAACCGGCCGCTCTATATGATAAGAGAGAAAGTCAATTTCTAA
- a CDS encoding SDR family NAD(P)-dependent oxidoreductase: MGKLEGKVAIITGAGRGLGKQVAIRFAEEGAKISICARSLDRLADTEEKCRQAGAEVFCYVCDVTKISDMEAYVAATAAHFGGIDILYNNAMATTCGRKPFESHTQEDFDVFYQSGLMGSFHMMRLCFPWLKKSGHGKVICIGSGAGVEGQDGLAAYGAIKEATRAMARTAAREWGKYNINVNTINPGAITDFYYEELAQLPEEERDPVKLGFNPTTIGRFGDAYEDIAPVAVFLASEDSRHITGQTIMAEGGVTMIP, from the coding sequence ATGGGGAAATTAGAGGGGAAAGTTGCAATTATCACAGGCGCTGGCCGCGGGCTGGGCAAGCAGGTTGCCATTCGCTTTGCCGAGGAGGGCGCGAAAATCTCCATTTGCGCGCGCAGTCTGGATCGCCTGGCGGATACAGAAGAGAAATGCCGGCAGGCGGGCGCAGAGGTTTTCTGCTATGTCTGCGATGTCACCAAAATTTCGGATATGGAGGCGTATGTCGCCGCCACGGCCGCTCATTTTGGCGGCATCGATATTCTCTACAACAACGCTATGGCCACAACCTGCGGCCGCAAGCCCTTTGAATCGCATACTCAGGAGGATTTCGACGTCTTCTACCAGAGCGGGCTGATGGGCAGCTTCCATATGATGCGGCTCTGTTTCCCCTGGCTGAAAAAGAGCGGGCATGGCAAGGTGATCTGCATCGGCTCGGGCGCAGGCGTGGAAGGGCAGGACGGCCTCGCGGCTTACGGCGCGATCAAGGAAGCGACCCGCGCCATGGCCAGAACGGCCGCCAGAGAATGGGGCAAATACAACATCAACGTCAATACCATCAACCCCGGCGCCATCACGGATTTCTACTACGAAGAGCTGGCGCAGCTGCCCGAAGAGGAGCGTGATCCCGTAAAGCTCGGCTTTAACCCCACGACCATTGGGCGCTTTGGCGATGCCTATGAAGATATTGCCCCGGTCGCCGTCTTCCTTGCCAGCGAAGACTCCCGGCATATCACCGGGCAGACCATCATGGCCGAGGGTGGCGTTACCATGATTCCCTAA
- a CDS encoding ABC transporter substrate-binding protein: MKQWTRLLTALMAALLICGMFAACGKNSEVAEIKKSGKLVVLTSSDFPPFEYQGEEGGTIGVDMEICQAIADELGVELEVVDMDFADIPAAVAAGKGHIAAAGMTVTEERRQIMDFTESYLPAAQYLLVPAGSGIKTAADLEGKVVGVQVGTTGDHFATQQGNAKSIERYATLTEASAALMSGKLEAVVVDELPARAIAAQNADKLEVAGEKLTEEQYALGVAKDSDLLKKANQVIAELKEEGKIEAFISKHTMQ; this comes from the coding sequence ATGAAACAGTGGACAAGGCTTTTGACAGCGCTGATGGCGGCGCTTTTGATATGCGGCATGTTTGCGGCCTGCGGAAAGAACTCTGAGGTTGCGGAAATTAAAAAATCCGGCAAGCTGGTTGTGCTGACGAGCTCCGACTTCCCGCCCTTCGAATATCAGGGCGAAGAGGGCGGCACCATAGGCGTAGATATGGAGATTTGCCAAGCCATCGCGGATGAGCTGGGCGTAGAGCTGGAAGTTGTGGATATGGATTTTGCGGATATCCCGGCCGCCGTTGCCGCTGGCAAAGGGCATATCGCCGCTGCGGGCATGACGGTTACAGAGGAGCGCAGGCAGATCATGGATTTCACAGAAAGCTATCTGCCTGCCGCGCAGTATCTGCTGGTTCCAGCTGGCTCCGGCATCAAGACGGCGGCAGATCTGGAGGGCAAAGTCGTCGGCGTGCAGGTGGGCACCACGGGTGATCACTTCGCGACGCAGCAGGGAAATGCCAAGAGCATCGAGCGCTATGCCACGCTGACCGAGGCATCCGCGGCTCTGATGAGTGGCAAGCTGGAGGCTGTCGTGGTAGACGAGCTGCCGGCAAGGGCCATCGCGGCGCAGAATGCGGATAAGCTGGAAGTTGCGGGCGAAAAGCTGACGGAAGAGCAGTATGCGCTGGGCGTCGCAAAAGATTCGGATTTGCTCAAAAAGGCGAATCAAGTGATCGCAGAGCTGAAGGAAGAGGGCAAGATCGAGGCGTTTATTTCGAAGCATACCATGCAGTAG
- a CDS encoding aminopeptidase produces the protein MKDPRMTKLAENLVRYSCQLRPGEKVLIETFDCPDFVAEALVRAAYEAGARPFFQAHRTKIMRQWLLGADRQQIEQLTAWDAARMSEMDAYISLRGNDNFMENADIPPETDDLYQSIYFKKVHHEIRVAKTKWCVLRYPSPSMAQLSGMSTEAFEDFYFDVCNLDYGKMDQAMDPLKELMDRTDRVRLVGPGTELGFSIKGIGAIKCAGNKNIPDGEVYTAPVRDSVNGTISFNTPSRYSGFTFDSVSLTLKDGKIVKSTSNNPERMEKILNLDEGARYIGEFAIGVNPHIKKAMCETLFDEKIAGSIHFTPGAAYEDAFNGNVSAVHWDLVLIQTPEYGGGEIYFDDVLVRKDGRFVLPELSGLNPENLA, from the coding sequence TTGAAAGATCCGAGAATGACAAAACTGGCGGAAAACCTGGTGCGGTATTCCTGCCAGCTCAGGCCGGGGGAGAAGGTCTTGATCGAGACGTTCGACTGCCCGGATTTTGTGGCCGAGGCGCTGGTGCGCGCGGCATATGAGGCAGGTGCGCGCCCGTTTTTCCAGGCGCACCGCACGAAGATCATGCGGCAATGGCTGCTCGGGGCAGATCGGCAGCAGATTGAGCAGCTGACAGCTTGGGACGCGGCACGTATGAGCGAGATGGATGCCTATATCTCCCTGCGCGGCAACGACAACTTCATGGAGAATGCGGATATTCCGCCCGAAACAGACGATCTCTATCAGTCCATCTATTTTAAAAAGGTGCACCACGAGATCCGCGTGGCCAAAACCAAATGGTGCGTCCTGCGCTATCCCAGCCCTTCCATGGCCCAGCTTTCGGGCATGAGCACAGAGGCGTTTGAGGATTTCTATTTCGACGTCTGCAATCTGGATTACGGTAAAATGGACCAGGCAATGGATCCGCTCAAAGAGCTCATGGACCGGACGGACCGCGTCCGGCTGGTTGGCCCGGGGACGGAGCTCGGCTTTTCCATCAAGGGCATTGGGGCCATCAAGTGCGCGGGAAATAAAAATATCCCGGATGGGGAAGTCTATACAGCGCCGGTGCGGGACAGCGTCAACGGGACGATCTCGTTCAACACGCCCAGCCGCTATTCGGGATTCACGTTCGATTCGGTTTCTCTGACGCTAAAAGACGGCAAGATTGTAAAAAGCACTTCCAACAACCCGGAGCGCATGGAGAAAATTCTGAATCTGGATGAGGGCGCGCGCTATATCGGCGAATTTGCTATCGGCGTGAACCCGCATATCAAAAAAGCCATGTGCGAGACGCTGTTCGACGAGAAAATCGCCGGCTCCATCCATTTTACGCCCGGCGCGGCCTATGAAGATGCGTTCAATGGCAACGTCAGCGCGGTGCACTGGGATCTGGTGCTCATTCAGACGCCCGAATACGGCGGCGGGGAGATCTATTTTGACGACGTTTTAGTGCGCAAAGACGGCCGGTTTGTGCTGCCCGAGCTTTCCGGGCTCAACCCCGAGAACCTGGCATAG
- a CDS encoding DUF554 domain-containing protein: protein MLGTIVNTVAVILGGLIGLVAKKGLPERLSDAVFKALGLCTLYIGISGSLKGENTLILILSMVLGTLLGEALDLDKRINRLGEWLESKFQKKEGGHSIAEGFVTASLLFCVGAMTIVGALQSGLSGDHQMLYTKSLLDFVAAIIFASSLGVGVLFAAAFVLVYQGSIALLAAWVAPLLSDAAVAEMTCAGSVIIIGLGLNMLGISKFKVMNFVPAIFIPIVLCLFM, encoded by the coding sequence ATGCTGGGGACGATTGTCAACACAGTCGCGGTGATCCTGGGCGGGCTGATTGGCCTGGTGGCGAAAAAAGGGCTGCCGGAGCGCCTTTCGGATGCCGTCTTTAAGGCGCTGGGGCTTTGCACGCTGTATATCGGAATTTCCGGCTCGCTCAAAGGGGAAAATACGCTGATCCTCATCCTTTCCATGGTGCTGGGTACACTGCTGGGCGAGGCGCTGGATTTGGATAAACGCATCAACCGCCTGGGCGAATGGCTGGAGAGCAAGTTCCAGAAAAAAGAAGGCGGGCATTCCATCGCAGAAGGGTTTGTTACGGCAAGCCTGCTGTTCTGTGTGGGCGCGATGACGATTGTCGGGGCACTGCAAAGCGGGCTGAGCGGCGATCACCAGATGCTCTACACCAAGTCTCTGCTGGATTTTGTCGCGGCCATCATCTTTGCCTCCTCGCTGGGCGTAGGTGTGCTGTTTGCCGCAGCCTTTGTGCTGGTCTATCAGGGGAGCATCGCCCTGCTGGCGGCGTGGGTCGCGCCGCTGTTATCGGATGCGGCGGTTGCCGAGATGACGTGCGCCGGTTCGGTCATCATCATTGGTCTTGGGCTGAATATGCTGGGCATCAGCAAGTTCAAAGTGATGAACTTTGTGCCGGCCATTTTCATCCCCATTGTGCTCTGTTTATTTATGTAG